In Mercenaria mercenaria strain notata chromosome 13, MADL_Memer_1, whole genome shotgun sequence, a single window of DNA contains:
- the LOC123529696 gene encoding actinia tenebrosa protease inhibitors-like, which translates to MEKMTLCTRFILFCLLLLIAGSPSEQQNVCEFQKETGPCLASEQRYYFDKDSGLCRRFTYSGCEGNGNNFETYEECRKVCGCIAPTKIGRCRALYHRYYFNQEKGECFKFAYGLCGANENNFRTKSECLETCA; encoded by the exons ATGGAAAAGATGACGTTGTGTACTCGATTTATTTTGTTCTGTTTGCTTCTTCTTATCGCAGGCAGTCCATCGGAACAACAAAATG TTTGCGAGTTTCAGAAAGAGACAGGGCCTTGTCTAGCATCTGAGCAAAGATACTATTTCGACAAGGATTCGGGACTGTGTAGACGCTTTACGTATAGTGGGTGTGAAGGCAATGGGAATAATTTCGAAACCTATGAAGAGTGCAGAAAAGTTTGCGGATGCATAGCTCCTACAAAAATCGGAAGATGTAGGGCATTGTACCATCGCTATTATTTCAACCAGGAGAAAGGGGAGTGTTTTAAGTTTGCTTACGGTCTATGCGGCGCTAATGAGAACAACTTCAGGACTAAATCAGAATGTTTGGAGACATGTGCATAG